In Amyelois transitella isolate CPQ chromosome 3, ilAmyTran1.1, whole genome shotgun sequence, a single genomic region encodes these proteins:
- the LOC132902730 gene encoding uncharacterized protein LOC132902730, which translates to MSLAIENLLSLGAIVPCFSTPGQFLSKIFLAPKSNGGKRFILNLKPLNKFIKTEHFKMEDYRTAAKIIPKDGFLATVDLKEAYLLVPLNMHDRKYFRFQFKDEKSQLQTYEFTAMPYGLAVAPRVFSKIMKEVVTSLRSRGFKSVIYLNDILCIGNDLSECTHNVNETIKLLKCLGFVINLEKSCLEPQKVRNFLGFVYNTADLTLSLPLEKRNKISQLVSKFLSLPRCTIREFAQLIGTLIAACPASKYGWMYTKILEREKYLLLQKYGNYDTKVLLPDNIIQDLTWWSYNINSISGPMRTQGYKKEIFSDASLTGWGAYCDGKRANGNWKDSERNLHINQLELIAAFLAIKSFLREEKDCAILLRVDNTTAISYINRMGGIQYPHLSNISRQIWQWCETRNIWLFASYINTRDNKEADEESRRINPDIEWELSTSAFGQITEAFGEPEIDLFASRSNAKSDLYVSWKQDPDAMTVDAFTVDWSNYYFYAFPPFALLLKCIRKIIDDEAEGILVFPYWPSQRSSSNVQATYPGCREALRTAFIQQGTPAASVELMLASLSDNTVKQYGSSLKLWWEFCLTNNIDPFNGSNEAVILFLTEQFNKGARWIKTVLSESGVDASVFKAHSTRHAATSAAGAAGVSVETIRKAAGIFNAVSRPIEIAPIFVALKLTFVKRQPRPTDVYDMAERRRCASRL; encoded by the exons ATGTCTTTAGCCATTGAGAATTTACTAAGTCTAGGCGCTATAGTCCCATGCTTCTCGACACCGGGACAGTTCTTGTCAAAAATATTCCTCGCGCCTAAATCAAATGGTGGTAAAcgatttatattaaatctaaaaccattaaacaagtttataaaaacgGAACATTTCAAAATGGAGGATTATCGTACTGCTGCTAAGATTATACCAAAAGACGGATTCTTAGCCACTGTAGACCTTAAGGAGGCTTACCTTTTGGTTCCATTAAATATGCATGATAGGAAATACTTTCGATTTCAATTTAAAGATGAAAAGTCTCAATTACAGACATATGAATTTACCGCCATGCCTTACGGGCTGGCAGTAGCACCTCGAGTGtttagtaaaataatgaaagaggTAGTTACATCCCTGAGGTCACGTGGCTTCAAatccgtaatatatttgaacgatattttatgtatcggCAATGACTTATCCGAATGTACGCATAACGTCAATGAGACAATTAAACTTCTTAAATGTCTAGGTTTTGTAATTAACCTAGAAAAAAGTTGCTTAGAACCGCAAAAGGTCCGAAATTTTTTAGGATTTGTGTACAATACAGCTGACTTAACTTTGTCTTTGCCTTTAGAAAAACGCAacaaaatttcacaattggtctcaaaatttttatcattgccTAGATGTACCATCAGAGAATTTGCACAATTGATTGGCACTCTTATCGCCGCGTGTCCCGCTTCTAAATACGGCTGGATGTACACAAAAATTCTGGAAAGGGAAAAGTATTTACTTTTGCAAAAATACGGTAATTATGATACGAAAGTGTTACTCCCTGATAACATTATACAGGACTTAACTTGGTGGTCATATAACATTAACTCAATCTCCGGTCCTATGAGGACACAaggttataaaaaagaaattttttctGATGCATCACTAACGGGCTGGGGTGCGTATTGTGATGGAAAGCGTGCAAATGGCAACTGGAAAGACAGTGAAAGAAATCTTCACATCAACCAACTCGAGTTGATTGCAGCCTTCCTAGCCATTAAAAGTTTCCTTCGCGAAGAGAAAGACTGTGCAATATTATTAAGGGTTGACAATACTACGGCCATCAGTTACATTAATAGAATGGGTGGTATCCAATACCCTCATCTGAGCAACATATCCAGGCAAATTTGGCAATGGTGCGAGACACGAAATATTTGGTTGTTTGCCTCTTATATAAATACCAGAGACAACAAAGAGGCTGATGAGGAATCCCGTCGAATCAACCCTGATATCGAATGGGAACTCTCGACGTCAGCCTTCGGTCAAATAACAGAGGCATTTGGTGAACccgaaatagatttatttgcaTCCCGCTCCAATGCCAAATCTGATCTGTATGTTTCATGGAAACAAGATCCCGATGCAATGACCGTAGATGCTTTCACTGTCGATTGGAgtaattactatttttacgCTTTCCCACCTTTTGCGTTGTTACTGAAATGTATAAGAAAGATCATCGATGATGAGGCTGAAGGGATTCTTGTGTTTCCATACTGGCCGTCCCAG AGATCATCATCCAATGTACAAGCGACTTACCCTGGGTGTCGCGAAGCTCTGCGGACGGCCTTCATCCAGCAAGGAACCCCAGCGGCGTCAGTAGAGTTGATGCTCGCGTCGCTCTCCGACAATACGGTAAAACAATACGGTTCATCTCTCAAGTTGTGGTGGGAATTTTgtttaacaaacaatattgatCCTTTCAATGGTTCAAATGAAGCCGTCATATTATTCCTTACAGAGCAGTTCAATAAGGGAGCTAG GTGGATTAAAACCGTTTTGTCGGAGAGTGGCGTGGATGCGTCCGTTTTCAAAGCGCACAGCACCCGCCACGCTGCCACgtcggcggcgggcgcggcgggcgtCTCAGTCGAGACCATCCGGAAGGCCGCAG gaATATTTAACGCTGTCTCCCGGCCTATAGAAATTGCTCCAATATTTGTGGCTTTAAAACTGACATTTGTCAAGCGTCAACCTCGCCCGACAGACGTGTATGACATGGCGGAACGGAGGCGGTGTGCCTCGCGCCTCTAA
- the LOC132902727 gene encoding uncharacterized protein LOC132902727 codes for MTKRSADEKISHYRRKLRKLEEKQKSSRPRRIIFSDSESSDSEKSHNDTEPEIIVERPQADPPNTHPAEESVPPLGEGAGPNESETTEGDAAAPELDPEVLLALGAKTEDGPEYGDNIHANLAQLWTPLLKKGLSKEDKEKLLKEYLVPQNCTLLQAPKLNPEISAAITESSRNRDKKVLSAQQQLGAGVTAVNRAMDLILSSENDIKLKTIKYLSDACRILCDLHYTETQTRIKLITPSLDKSFVNVVQDSRRDETLFGNKLSEKIKASKTIEKQGFQIKKTTPNPASSASTSSRPAPPRGNWSAPPRYPKGGRGGAKKNPAPRKPSSSAPATAAKATSKPQTRGQTRQQ; via the exons ATGACCAAGCGTAGTGCAGACGAAAAAATCTCACACTATAGGAGAAAATTACGGAAATTGGAAGAAAAGCAGAAGTCATCTCGTCCAAGACGAATAATATTTTCGGATTCAGAATCATCAGACTCCGAAAAAAGTcaca ATGACACCGAGCCGGAGATCATTGTGGAAAGACCTCAAGCGGACCCTCCAAATACTCATCCGGCCGAGGAAAGCGTCCCGCCGCTGGGAGAGGGTGCAGGGCCCAACGAAAGCGAAACCACTGAGGGCGACGCCGCTGCCCCGGAGCTTGATCCCGAGGTGTTACTGGCGCTCGGCGCCAAGACAGAAGACGGCCCCGAGTACGGGGACAATATTCATGCAAATTTGGCACAGCTCTGGACCCCTTTGTTAAAAAAGGGCCTCTCTAAGGAGGATaaggaaaaattattaaaagaatatttggTGCCTCAAAATTGTACATTATTGCAAGCACCCAAGCTCAATCCGGAGATATCTGCAGCGATAACTGAGAGCAGCCGAAATCGGGACAAGAAAGTGCTCAGTGCACAGCAACAGCTAGGCGCGGGTGTAACCGCAGTCAACAGAGCAATGGATTTGATTTTGAGCAGCGAAAACGACATCAAACTAAAGACTATTAAATATCTTAGCGACGCATGTCGCATCCTTTGCGACCTGCACTATACAGAAACACAAACTCGCATTAAGCTCATCACCCCAAGTTTAGACAAAAGCTTTGTGAATGTCGTTCAAGATTCACGTCGTGATGAGACCCTGTTCGGAAACAAATTGtccgaaaaaataaaagcctcGAAGACTATAGAAAAGCAAGGTTTTCAAATTAAGAAGACTACACCAAACCCTGCATCTTCGGCGTCTACATCTTCCCGTCCGGCTCCACCACGGGGAAACTGGTCAGCGCCTCCCCGCTACCCGAAGGGCGGCCGGGGAGGAGCCAAGAAAAATCCGGCGCCAAGGAAGCCGTCGTCATCAGCTCCCGCGACTGCGGCCAAGGCCACCAGCAAGCCGCAGACACGCGGACAGACACGGCAACAGTAG